A window of the Blattabacterium cuenoti genome harbors these coding sequences:
- the rny gene encoding ribonuclease Y: MKINVGFSVLMGFLIGIITCYFFGKKTILKKYIQLLEKANFQAKNIIRSAEKKGESIKEKKMLQAKEKFIELKSKHEKDVYLREKKIIDIENKTREKENRLSKEIEIYFKKNNRLEAQMHDYEKKYKILKKKQEEFENMHTQQVELLEKISNYSSEEAKNELIEILKGEAKAKAQTHIQNIIEESQLTAKFEAKKIIIQAIQRIGTEEAVENAVSVFHIESDDVKGRIIGREGRNIRALEKATGVEIIVDDTPEAILLSCFNPIRREIARLALHKLVIDGRIHPARIEEIVSKTEKQIEEEIIEVGKKNIIDLGIHGIHPELIRMVGRMKYRSSYGQNLLQHSREVAHLSGILASELGLNSKLAKRAGLLHDIGKVPENESELPHAILGMQWAEKYGENMEVCNAIGSHHDEIEMKVLLSPIVQVSDSISGARPGVRRNSFESYSKRLKNLEDIAFSFDGVNKAFAIQAGRELRVLVESDKIDDKKAFQLSCDITEKIKNEMTYPGQIKVTVIRETRAVQIAR, from the coding sequence ATGAAAATAAATGTTGGATTTTCGGTCCTAATGGGGTTTTTGATTGGAATTATTACATGTTATTTTTTTGGGAAAAAAACTATATTAAAAAAATATATTCAATTATTAGAAAAAGCTAATTTTCAGGCTAAAAATATTATAAGAAGTGCAGAAAAAAAAGGAGAATCTATAAAAGAAAAGAAAATGCTCCAAGCAAAAGAAAAATTTATAGAACTTAAATCTAAACATGAAAAAGATGTTTATTTAAGAGAAAAGAAAATAATTGATATAGAAAACAAAACAAGAGAAAAAGAAAATAGATTATCTAAAGAAATAGAAATTTATTTTAAAAAAAATAATCGTTTAGAAGCACAAATGCATGATTACGAAAAAAAATATAAAATTCTTAAAAAGAAACAAGAAGAATTTGAAAATATGCATACTCAACAAGTAGAATTACTTGAAAAAATATCTAATTATTCTTCTGAAGAAGCTAAAAATGAATTAATCGAAATTCTTAAAGGAGAAGCAAAAGCAAAAGCACAAACTCATATACAAAACATTATAGAAGAATCACAACTAACAGCAAAATTTGAGGCAAAAAAAATTATCATTCAAGCTATTCAAAGAATTGGAACTGAAGAAGCTGTAGAAAATGCTGTATCAGTTTTTCACATAGAATCAGATGATGTTAAAGGTCGTATCATAGGACGAGAAGGAAGAAATATAAGAGCTTTAGAAAAAGCAACGGGAGTAGAAATTATTGTAGATGATACTCCAGAAGCAATTCTTTTATCTTGTTTTAATCCTATACGAAGAGAAATAGCTCGATTAGCTCTTCATAAATTAGTTATAGATGGACGGATCCATCCAGCTAGAATCGAAGAAATAGTATCAAAAACAGAAAAACAAATTGAAGAAGAAATAATAGAAGTCGGAAAAAAAAATATTATAGATTTAGGAATTCATGGAATCCATCCTGAATTAATTAGAATGGTAGGAAGAATGAAATATCGTTCTTCTTATGGACAAAATCTTTTACAACATTCTCGTGAAGTTGCTCATTTATCAGGGATCTTAGCTTCTGAATTAGGATTAAATTCAAAATTGGCAAAACGTGCCGGATTATTACATGACATAGGAAAAGTACCGGAAAATGAATCAGAACTACCTCATGCAATTCTAGGGATGCAATGGGCAGAAAAATATGGAGAAAATATGGAAGTTTGTAATGCTATAGGTTCACATCATGATGAAATAGAAATGAAAGTATTACTATCTCCTATAGTACAAGTTTCAGATTCTATTAGTGGAGCTCGTCCTGGAGTAAGAAGAAATTCTTTTGAATCTTATTCAAAAAGGCTAAAAAATTTGGAAGATATAGCGTTTAGTTTTGATGGAGTTAATAAAGCTTTTGCCATACAAGCAGGAAGAGAATTACGTGTATTAGTTGAAAGTGATAAAATCGATGATAAAAAAGCTTTTCAATTATCTTGTGATATAACAGAAAAAATAAAAAACGAAATGACTTATCCTGGTCAAATTAAAGTGACAGTGATTAGAGAAACTCGAGCTGTACAAATAGCTAGATAA
- the lpdA gene encoding dihydrolipoyl dehydrogenase: MKNLYDLVVIGSGPGGYISAIRASQLGLRTAIIEKYQKLGGTCLNVGCIPSKSLLDSSKYFFLAKKNYSSHGIFFEKLFMDFRKMMDRKNKIVENINNGIKYLMKKNKIDVYQGIGSFKTKNILSVTDIKSFQKERKEIQFKYCIISTGSKPLCLSQLNFDIENRIISSTEAINLKEVPKKLIIIGGGIIGLELGSIFNRLGSKIIILETMDKIISNMDNSLSQEMRKILEKSSIQIETSLSVTSIFKKNHEEISVLAKYHDGKEVHFTGNYCLISIGRIPYTKNMGLENIKIKINKKGFIVVNDDLQTSVNNIYAIGDVIGGKMLAHKAEEEGLYVVEHISGKKPNKLNYDLIPSIIYTYPEVASVGQSENEIKKDKIEYNIGIFPMKILGRARTSGCTDGFLKMISHKKTDEILGVHIIGDHASDMIMEASVAMEFRSSSEDIYRICHPHPTLSEAFKEAAQLNFENRSIHI; this comes from the coding sequence ATGAAGAATTTATATGATCTTGTTGTTATTGGTTCTGGACCAGGAGGATATATATCCGCTATTAGAGCAAGTCAATTGGGCCTTCGGACTGCTATTATAGAAAAATATCAGAAATTAGGCGGAACATGTTTAAATGTAGGCTGTATCCCTTCTAAATCTCTTTTAGATTCTTCTAAATATTTTTTTTTAGCTAAAAAAAATTATTCTTCACATGGAATTTTTTTTGAAAAATTATTTATGGATTTCAGAAAAATGATGGATAGAAAAAATAAAATAGTAGAAAATATAAATAATGGAATAAAATATTTAATGAAAAAAAATAAAATAGATGTGTATCAAGGAATCGGCTCATTTAAAACCAAAAATATTCTGTCTGTAACAGATATAAAATCCTTTCAGAAAGAAAGGAAAGAAATACAATTTAAATATTGTATAATATCCACAGGATCTAAGCCTTTATGTTTATCCCAGTTAAATTTTGATATAGAAAATAGAATTATTTCTTCAACAGAAGCTATTAATTTAAAAGAAGTCCCAAAAAAATTAATCATAATTGGAGGAGGGATAATTGGATTGGAGTTAGGTTCTATTTTTAATAGATTAGGAAGTAAGATTATCATATTAGAAACTATGGATAAAATTATATCAAATATGGATAATTCTTTAAGTCAAGAAATGCGAAAAATATTAGAAAAATCTTCTATTCAAATAGAAACCTCTTTATCTGTTACCAGTATATTTAAAAAAAATCATGAAGAAATATCTGTTTTAGCAAAATATCATGATGGAAAAGAAGTTCATTTCACAGGAAATTATTGTCTTATATCAATAGGAAGAATTCCGTATACAAAAAATATGGGGTTAGAAAATATAAAAATAAAAATCAATAAAAAAGGATTTATAGTTGTAAATGATGATTTACAAACTTCTGTTAACAATATATATGCTATAGGAGATGTTATAGGAGGAAAAATGTTAGCCCATAAGGCTGAAGAAGAAGGATTATATGTAGTAGAACATATATCGGGTAAAAAACCAAATAAATTAAATTATGATTTAATCCCATCAATAATTTATACTTATCCTGAAGTAGCTAGTGTTGGACAATCAGAAAATGAAATTAAAAAAGATAAAATAGAATATAATATAGGAATTTTTCCTATGAAAATATTAGGAAGGGCTAGAACAAGTGGCTGTACAGACGGTTTTTTAAAAATGATTTCCCATAAAAAAACAGATGAGATATTAGGAGTTCATATAATTGGAGATCATGCTTCAGATATGATTATGGAAGCATCTGTAGCTATGGAATTTAGATCCTCTTCAGAGGATATATATAGAATATGCCATCCTCATCCCACTCTCAGTGAAGCATTCAAAGAAGCAGCTCAACTAAATTTTGAGAATCGTTCTATCCATATATGA
- a CDS encoding succinate dehydrogenase cytochrome b subunit encodes MNHYNFFQSSIGKKVVMATTGVFLMIFLLLHLSVNLLLFSGEKAFNDAVFFMRKNIFIRIMEYVLAVGFIIHILLGVKLHLVNRKIKGEIDYAMNSYVTTSFSSRTMVYTGILILCFLVLHLINFMIPMKYSNHFVSDYNIVVSLFKNPFYTLIYVFSFFILGIHLNHGFKSSFQSLGLSNKKRLACLQKFGSLYLWFICSGFSIIAIWFFFNDRMR; translated from the coding sequence GTGAATCATTACAATTTTTTTCAATCCTCTATTGGAAAGAAAGTGGTTATGGCGACTACAGGAGTTTTTTTAATGATTTTTTTACTGTTGCATTTAAGTGTTAATTTACTTCTTTTTTCAGGAGAAAAGGCATTTAACGATGCTGTTTTTTTCATGAGAAAAAATATATTTATACGAATAATGGAATATGTTCTTGCTGTAGGTTTTATAATTCATATTTTATTAGGAGTTAAACTACATTTGGTAAATAGAAAAATAAAAGGAGAAATTGATTATGCTATGAATTCTTATGTTACTACTTCATTTAGTAGTCGTACAATGGTATATACAGGAATTTTAATATTATGTTTTTTAGTTTTACATCTTATTAATTTTATGATTCCTATGAAGTATTCAAATCATTTCGTTTCTGATTATAATATAGTTGTTTCTTTATTCAAGAATCCTTTTTATACATTGATATATGTATTTTCATTTTTTATTTTAGGAATTCATTTAAATCATGGATTTAAATCTTCTTTTCAATCATTGGGTCTATCTAATAAAAAAAGATTGGCTTGTCTACAAAAGTTTGGAAGTTTATATCTGTGGTTTATATGTTCTGGTTTTTCTATTATTGCTATTTGGTTTTTTTTTAACGATAGAATGAGATAA
- a CDS encoding 4Fe-4S dicluster domain-containing protein, whose translation MSIKITEKCINCGACEPECPNQAIYEGGKKWRMSDGTSLKNKILDPYIFQEPKRKDIYFIVPEKCTECVGFYDQPQCVIVCPVQCCIPDQKNYENKEELIKKKNFLHESST comes from the coding sequence ATGTCCATAAAAATTACAGAAAAATGTATAAATTGTGGGGCTTGTGAACCCGAATGTCCTAATCAAGCAATTTATGAAGGAGGAAAAAAATGGAGAATGTCAGATGGAACTTCTTTAAAGAATAAAATATTGGATCCGTATATATTTCAAGAACCCAAAAGAAAAGATATATATTTTATTGTTCCGGAAAAGTGTACAGAATGTGTAGGATTTTATGATCAACCACAATGCGTTATAGTTTGTCCAGTTCAATGTTGTATCCCAGATCAAAAAAATTATGAAAATAAAGAGGAACTTATTAAAAAAAAGAATTTTTTGCATGAAAGTTCTACTTAG
- a CDS encoding cysteine desulfurase family protein, whose translation MTRAYLDNAASTPIRDEVLKVIIHTLKYSLGNPSSVQHSYGREARSILEESRICIAKNIKASPSEIIFTSGGTESNNLVLRSSVLDLGIRHIITSKLEHQSVLQTVIDLSFRYKISVDFISINEKGILDFNNMEEILKKNVYKKTLVSLMYANNEIGNLLEVDKVVFLCKKYNAYFHSDTIQGLGNFPINMEKFHFDFATASAHKFYGPKGIGFAFIRNNILKKMKPFITGGVQEYGIRSGTENIHGIAGLSEALRLSYCNFKNYIKKMKDLKSYCISELQKIIPNIIFNGLSSHPKKSIPSILNFLYPTKKNHLLYFHLDLMGVSVSKGSSCNSNKKVSHVIQSIITDKCLLNQTMPIRISFGIFNEKKDIDLLVKALQEIGK comes from the coding sequence ATGACTAGAGCATATTTGGATAACGCCGCTTCTACTCCTATAAGAGATGAAGTTTTGAAAGTGATAATTCATACATTAAAATATTCATTAGGAAATCCTTCTTCTGTGCAACATAGTTATGGAAGAGAAGCTCGTTCAATTTTAGAGGAATCTAGAATTTGTATCGCTAAAAATATTAAAGCATCTCCTTCTGAGATTATTTTTACTTCTGGAGGGACTGAATCCAATAATCTTGTATTGAGATCTTCAGTTTTAGATTTAGGGATCAGACATATTATAACCTCAAAATTAGAACATCAATCTGTATTACAGACAGTTATAGATTTATCTTTTAGATACAAAATATCTGTAGATTTTATTTCAATTAATGAAAAAGGAATATTAGATTTTAATAATATGGAAGAAATATTAAAAAAGAATGTATATAAGAAAACACTTGTGAGTTTAATGTACGCTAATAATGAAATTGGAAATTTATTAGAGGTAGATAAAGTAGTTTTTTTATGTAAAAAATATAATGCTTATTTTCATTCGGACACCATACAGGGGTTAGGAAATTTTCCTATTAATATGGAAAAATTTCATTTTGATTTTGCTACGGCAAGTGCACATAAATTTTATGGGCCAAAAGGAATAGGTTTTGCATTTATAAGAAATAATATTTTAAAAAAAATGAAACCTTTCATTACTGGTGGAGTTCAGGAATATGGTATTCGTTCAGGTACGGAAAATATACATGGAATTGCTGGATTATCAGAAGCCTTACGTTTATCTTATTGCAATTTCAAAAATTATATAAAAAAAATGAAAGATTTAAAATCTTATTGTATTTCAGAATTACAAAAAATAATTCCCAATATCATTTTCAATGGATTATCATCTCATCCTAAAAAAAGCATTCCTTCTATATTAAATTTTTTATATCCCACAAAAAAAAATCATTTATTATATTTTCATTTAGATTTAATGGGAGTTTCTGTTTCTAAAGGAAGTTCCTGCAATAGCAATAAAAAAGTATCTCATGTGATTCAATCTATTATAACAGACAAATGTTTGTTGAATCAAACAATGCCTATTAGAATTTCTTTTGGAATTTTTAATGAAAAAAAAGATATAGATTTGCTGGTGAAAGCTTTACAAGAAATAGGAAAATAA
- a CDS encoding deoxyhypusine synthase family protein, with the protein MKDSPITSFIKKYFIHFNALTLSEAAKAYKYHIKNDGKMMITLAGAMSTAELGKILSEMIRKDQVHIISCTGANLEEDILNLIAHSHYKKIPHYRDLTPDEEKNFLKKGYYRVTDTCIPEEQAFKELQKHILKVWIRAKEKSERYFPHEYIYQLLLENILEPYYNIDSENSWVLAAAKKNIPIIVPGWEDSTIGNIFASYCMKKLFQPFLVKNGVEYMMFLAKWYQKESIKHKIGFFQIGGGISGDFPICVVPMLSQDIGINPTPFWSYFCQISDSTTSYGSYSGAIPNEKITWGKLDKDTPRFIIESDATIVAPLIFAYILNM; encoded by the coding sequence ATGAAAGACTCCCCTATTACTTCTTTTATTAAGAAATACTTTATTCATTTTAATGCTTTAACTTTATCAGAAGCAGCTAAAGCATATAAATATCATATTAAAAATGATGGAAAAATGATGATTACACTAGCAGGAGCAATGAGTACTGCAGAATTAGGAAAAATTTTATCTGAAATGATACGAAAAGATCAAGTTCATATTATTTCTTGCACAGGAGCTAATTTGGAAGAAGATATATTAAATTTGATAGCTCATTCTCATTACAAAAAAATACCTCATTACAGAGATTTAACTCCTGATGAGGAAAAAAATTTCCTAAAAAAAGGTTATTACAGGGTAACAGATACTTGTATTCCAGAAGAACAAGCTTTTAAAGAATTACAAAAACATATTTTAAAAGTATGGATAAGAGCTAAAGAAAAATCAGAACGTTATTTTCCTCATGAATATATTTATCAATTATTATTAGAGAATATTTTAGAACCTTATTACAATATAGATTCAGAAAACAGTTGGGTATTAGCTGCAGCAAAAAAAAATATACCTATAATAGTCCCAGGATGGGAAGATAGCACAATAGGAAATATTTTTGCTTCATATTGTATGAAAAAACTGTTTCAACCTTTTCTTGTAAAAAATGGAGTTGAATATATGATGTTTTTAGCAAAATGGTATCAGAAAGAATCCATAAAACATAAAATAGGTTTTTTTCAAATTGGAGGAGGAATATCAGGAGATTTTCCTATTTGTGTGGTCCCTATGTTATCTCAAGATATAGGAATTAATCCTACTCCGTTTTGGTCTTATTTTTGTCAAATTTCTGATTCAACAACCAGTTATGGATCTTATTCTGGAGCTATTCCTAATGAAAAAATTACTTGGGGTAAACTGGATAAAGATACTCCAAGATTTATCATTGAATCAGATGCGACTATAGTTGCTCCCCTTATTTTTGCATATATATTAAATATGTAA
- a CDS encoding fumarate reductase/succinate dehydrogenase flavoprotein subunit, whose translation MKNTFNISSKIPVSPLTHKWENHKSTLQLVSPNNRSNIEIIVVGTGLAGSSAAVSLSELGYRVKAFCYQDSPRRAHSVAAQGGINASKNYKGDNDSIYQLFYDTIKGGDYRSREANVYRLAEISSNIIDQCVAQGVPFARDYAGYLETRSFGGTKVSRTFYAKGQTGQQLLLSCYSSMSRQIGIGKIKMYNRHEMLDLVIVDGVAKGIIARNLISGEIERHAAHAIVIASGGYGNIFFLSTNAMGSNASAIWKVHKKGGFFSNPCYTQIHPTCIPVHGNYQSKLTLMSESLRNDGRIWVPKNQEDAISIRNGSKKPEDISEENRDYYLERRYPSFGNLVPRDVASRAAKERCDQGLGIENNETKEGVFLDFSFSIEKYGKEKANEFGIPHPSSWDKKKLGEKIMESKYGNLFHMYEKITNNNPYKTPMKIYPAVHYTMGGLWVDYNLMSSIPGCYVLGEANFSDHGANRLGASALMQGLADGYFILPYTISDYLSECITEKISTKHIAFQRSEKNVKSRIQKLIQNHGNIPVDFFHKKLGNIMWKYVGMSRNHIGLHKAIKKIQELRDEFWKNIFVPGNIDDGLNSELEKAGRVADFLELGELMAMDALNRKESCGSHFREEYQTKEGEALRDDVHYKYVSIWEYRENCPVSEEIMHKENLNFTFVKVQSRSYK comes from the coding sequence ATGAAAAACACCTTCAATATTAGTTCAAAAATTCCAGTTAGTCCGTTAACCCATAAATGGGAAAATCATAAATCTACTTTACAATTAGTATCTCCAAATAATAGATCTAATATCGAAATTATTGTAGTAGGGACAGGACTTGCTGGAAGCTCAGCTGCCGTTTCTTTATCAGAATTAGGATATAGAGTGAAAGCCTTTTGTTACCAAGATTCTCCAAGAAGAGCACATTCTGTAGCGGCACAAGGTGGGATTAATGCATCTAAAAATTATAAAGGAGATAACGATTCAATCTATCAACTTTTTTATGATACAATTAAAGGTGGAGATTATAGATCTAGAGAAGCAAATGTTTATCGTTTAGCAGAGATTTCATCTAATATTATAGATCAGTGTGTGGCCCAAGGGGTTCCATTTGCTCGTGATTATGCTGGATATTTGGAGACAAGATCTTTTGGTGGGACGAAAGTCTCTAGAACTTTTTATGCAAAGGGACAAACAGGACAACAACTTCTATTATCATGCTATTCTTCTATGTCTAGACAAATAGGAATAGGAAAAATAAAGATGTATAATCGTCATGAAATGTTAGATTTAGTTATTGTGGATGGGGTTGCAAAAGGGATCATTGCAAGAAATCTTATTTCCGGAGAAATAGAAAGACATGCCGCGCATGCTATAGTTATAGCTTCAGGAGGTTACGGTAATATATTTTTTTTATCTACCAATGCAATGGGGTCTAATGCAAGTGCTATATGGAAAGTTCATAAAAAAGGAGGATTTTTTTCTAATCCTTGTTACACTCAAATACATCCCACTTGTATTCCAGTACATGGAAATTATCAATCTAAATTAACATTAATGTCTGAATCATTAAGAAATGATGGAAGAATATGGGTCCCTAAAAATCAAGAAGATGCTATTTCCATACGTAATGGGTCTAAAAAACCTGAGGATATAAGTGAAGAGAATAGAGATTATTATCTTGAAAGACGTTATCCTTCATTTGGAAATCTTGTCCCGAGAGATGTTGCTTCTAGAGCAGCTAAGGAACGTTGTGATCAAGGGCTTGGAATAGAAAATAATGAAACAAAAGAAGGCGTATTTTTAGATTTTAGTTTTTCTATAGAAAAATATGGAAAAGAAAAAGCGAATGAATTTGGTATTCCACACCCCAGTTCATGGGATAAAAAAAAATTAGGAGAAAAAATAATGGAATCTAAATATGGAAATTTATTTCATATGTATGAAAAAATTACTAATAATAATCCTTATAAAACTCCTATGAAAATTTATCCAGCAGTACATTATACAATGGGAGGATTGTGGGTTGATTACAATTTAATGTCTTCTATTCCTGGGTGTTATGTTTTAGGAGAAGCAAATTTTTCTGATCATGGAGCCAATAGACTTGGAGCTTCTGCATTAATGCAGGGATTAGCTGATGGATATTTTATTTTACCATATACCATATCGGATTATTTATCTGAATGTATTACAGAAAAAATATCTACAAAACATATCGCTTTTCAACGATCCGAAAAAAATGTAAAAAGTAGAATTCAAAAACTTATTCAAAACCATGGAAATATACCTGTTGATTTTTTTCATAAAAAACTTGGGAATATTATGTGGAAGTATGTAGGAATGAGTAGAAATCATATAGGATTACATAAAGCTATAAAAAAGATACAAGAACTTCGAGATGAATTTTGGAAAAATATTTTTGTTCCAGGAAATATTGATGATGGATTAAACTCTGAATTAGAAAAAGCTGGACGTGTAGCAGATTTTTTAGAATTAGGAGAACTAATGGCTATGGATGCTTTGAATAGAAAAGAATCTTGTGGAAGTCATTTTCGTGAAGAATATCAAACAAAAGAAGGAGAAGCTCTTCGTGATGATGTACATTATAAATATGTTTCTATATGGGAATATCGTGAAAACTGTCCTGTAAGTGAAGAAATTATGCATAAAGAAAATTTAAATTTTACTTTTGTAAAAGTACAGTCACGTTCCTATAAATAA
- a CDS encoding acyl-CoA reductase, which produces MIQTFDNLGRFLREVKDFYAHEKCLSKYSKKFFPIFQKILQKITIANNWFRIEDLLITFDQWGKILQKKKLEYWMSKYTFIKKKPKKILVIMPGNVPMVGFHDFLCVILSGHKIIIKLSEEDNLLLPFLCEIIINDKPSLKNKIKFTNNIFHEKFDYVIATGNNNTARYFEYYFRKQPLLLRKNRTSVAVLQGTETEEELISLNRDMLTYSGRGCRNVGKIFVPHNYDVHLILKKSFISEYITKNYKYTDNYKYYLSVYTMDKVHFKKNHFVLFKEEKNYHSPISVVYYEFYNNLNELKKTILENNNHVQCVVSKNFLEEEILFGKTQYPKLEDFADKIDTIQFLN; this is translated from the coding sequence ATGATTCAAACTTTTGATAATTTAGGACGTTTTCTTAGAGAAGTTAAGGATTTTTATGCACATGAAAAATGTTTATCAAAATATTCTAAAAAGTTTTTTCCTATTTTTCAAAAAATTCTTCAAAAAATAACTATTGCAAACAACTGGTTTAGAATAGAGGATTTATTAATAACTTTTGATCAATGGGGAAAAATTCTTCAAAAAAAGAAGTTAGAATATTGGATGAGCAAATACACTTTTATAAAAAAAAAACCTAAAAAAATTCTTGTTATTATGCCAGGAAATGTACCAATGGTAGGGTTTCATGATTTTTTATGCGTTATTTTATCAGGACATAAGATCATAATTAAATTATCTGAAGAAGATAATTTACTCCTTCCGTTTTTATGTGAAATAATAATAAATGATAAACCTTCATTAAAAAATAAAATAAAATTTACAAATAACATCTTTCATGAAAAATTTGATTATGTAATAGCTACTGGGAACAATAACACAGCCCGTTATTTTGAATATTATTTTAGAAAACAACCTCTTTTACTGAGAAAAAATAGAACTTCCGTAGCAGTGTTACAAGGAACTGAAACAGAAGAGGAATTAATTTCTTTAAATAGAGATATGTTAACTTATTCAGGAAGGGGGTGTAGAAATGTAGGAAAAATATTTGTACCTCATAATTACGATGTTCATTTAATTTTAAAAAAATCATTTATATCCGAATATATTACAAAAAATTATAAGTATACAGATAACTATAAATATTACCTATCTGTTTATACTATGGATAAAGTTCATTTTAAAAAAAATCATTTTGTTCTTTTCAAAGAAGAAAAAAATTATCATAGTCCAATATCTGTAGTTTATTATGAATTTTATAATAATTTAAATGAATTGAAAAAAACAATTTTAGAAAATAATAACCATGTGCAATGTGTAGTATCTAAAAATTTTTTAGAAGAAGAAATCCTTTTCGGAAAAACACAGTATCCAAAACTAGAAGACTTTGCGGACAAAATCGATACAATTCAATTTTTGAATTAA
- the ribD gene encoding bifunctional diaminohydroxyphosphoribosylaminopyrimidine deaminase/5-amino-6-(5-phosphoribosylamino)uracil reductase RibD: MKYKEIFMKRAIQLAKYGLGLTSPNPMVGCVIERNGIVLSEGWHYKKEMYHAEFLAINNIKDEYLFFNCTLYVTLEPCVHFGETPPCVDLIIEKNIPRVVVGIQDPCDKVKGLGIKKLKKYGIEVIENVLMDQCKILNKRFFTFYEKNRPYIILKWAQSDDGFIYSENRKNNWISGIHARQLNHKWRSEEDGILVGRKTVLNDNPKLNVRKWFGQNPVRIFVDKKLSISDSYFILDGSQKTIVFTEKKKENQENIEYIQISFEKKIINQILNFLHKKKILSLIVEGGKKTLENFIQENIWDECRIFICKEVLKSGLKAPEIKGIISKKMNLNKDQLIIKLNY; this comes from the coding sequence ATGAAATACAAGGAAATTTTTATGAAAAGAGCTATTCAATTAGCTAAATATGGATTAGGACTTACATCTCCAAATCCTATGGTTGGATGCGTAATAGAGAGGAATGGGATTGTTTTATCAGAAGGATGGCATTATAAAAAGGAAATGTATCATGCTGAATTCTTAGCTATTAATAATATAAAAGATGAATACTTGTTTTTTAATTGTACTTTATATGTAACATTGGAACCATGTGTTCATTTTGGAGAGACTCCTCCTTGTGTTGATTTGATCATTGAAAAAAATATTCCAAGAGTCGTAGTAGGAATACAAGATCCTTGTGATAAAGTAAAAGGATTAGGAATAAAAAAATTAAAAAAATATGGAATTGAAGTTATAGAAAACGTTTTAATGGATCAATGTAAAATTTTAAATAAACGTTTTTTTACTTTTTATGAAAAAAATCGTCCTTATATCATTTTAAAATGGGCACAAAGTGATGATGGGTTTATATATTCAGAAAATAGAAAAAACAATTGGATTAGTGGAATACATGCTAGACAACTAAATCATAAATGGAGATCTGAAGAGGATGGAATTTTAGTAGGAAGAAAAACTGTATTGAACGATAATCCAAAGTTAAATGTTAGAAAATGGTTCGGACAGAATCCTGTTAGAATTTTTGTTGATAAAAAATTAAGCATTTCTGATTCTTATTTTATTTTAGATGGATCTCAAAAAACTATTGTTTTTACGGAAAAAAAAAAAGAAAATCAAGAGAATATCGAATATATTCAAATTTCTTTTGAAAAAAAAATAATAAATCAAATATTAAATTTTTTACACAAAAAAAAAATATTATCTCTAATAGTAGAAGGAGGAAAAAAAACTTTAGAAAATTTTATACAAGAAAATATTTGGGATGAATGTCGTATTTTTATATGCAAGGAAGTATTAAAAAGTGGACTAAAAGCGCCTGAAATAAAAGGAATAATATCGAAAAAAATGAATTTAAATAAAGATCAACTGATTATTAAATTAAATTATTAA